From one Halosimplex rubrum genomic stretch:
- the prs gene encoding ribose-phosphate diphosphokinase produces MIVSGSTSQGFAAALADATGRDLAAVEYDRFPDGELQATLAEFAAEEAVVVGSTVSSDAHVELLQLQDAVREAGAHEVTTVLPYMGYARQDRAFSGGEPVSARAVARAVSTGTDRVLTVNPHETAVCDFFTVPAEPVDAAGLLADPLPDELADPLFLSPDEGAIDLAATTRDAYGRGDTDYFEKDRDYDTGDVTVEPSDAAVAGRDVVLVDDIVATGSTMSEAIAVLADRGAASVFVTCVHPMLAADARTKLERAGTTAIFGTDTIERPVSAVSAAPAVADRL; encoded by the coding sequence ATGATCGTCAGCGGGTCCACGTCACAGGGGTTCGCGGCTGCACTGGCCGACGCGACCGGCCGGGACCTGGCCGCCGTCGAGTACGACCGCTTCCCCGACGGCGAACTCCAGGCCACGCTCGCCGAGTTCGCGGCCGAGGAGGCCGTCGTCGTCGGGTCGACCGTCTCCAGCGACGCCCACGTCGAACTGCTCCAGCTCCAGGACGCCGTCCGCGAGGCCGGCGCTCACGAGGTGACCACCGTCCTCCCGTACATGGGCTACGCCCGCCAGGACCGCGCGTTCTCCGGGGGCGAACCCGTCTCGGCGCGCGCCGTCGCCCGCGCCGTCTCGACGGGGACCGACCGCGTGCTCACGGTCAACCCCCACGAGACCGCTGTCTGCGACTTCTTCACCGTCCCCGCCGAGCCCGTCGACGCCGCCGGCCTGCTGGCCGACCCGCTACCCGACGAGCTGGCCGACCCCCTGTTCCTCTCGCCCGACGAGGGGGCCATCGACCTGGCGGCGACGACCCGCGACGCCTACGGTCGCGGCGACACCGACTACTTCGAGAAGGACCGGGACTACGACACCGGCGACGTGACGGTCGAACCGAGCGACGCGGCGGTCGCCGGCCGCGACGTGGTGCTGGTCGACGACATCGTCGCGACGGGGTCGACGATGAGCGAGGCCATCGCCGTCCTCGCCGACCGCGGCGCCGCCAGCGTGTTCGTCACCTGCGTCCACCCGATGCTGGCCGCCGACGCCCGGACGAAGCTCGAACGCGCCGGGACGACCGCCATCTTCGGCACCGACACGATCGAACGCCCGGTCAGCGCCGTCAGCGCCGCCCCCGCCGTCGCCGACCGCCTCTGA
- a CDS encoding HalOD1 output domain-containing protein, translating to MRDEKQGDDSGDAHSDGSNAVTFDHYDWDGEDSPSIAVAEAVAAVTNRSVTALPPVQEVADADALDMLVRSGDPLSVRVTIDYAGTDVTVTGDGRIRVRTRSE from the coding sequence ATGAGAGACGAAAAGCAGGGGGACGACAGCGGCGACGCGCACAGCGACGGGTCCAACGCCGTCACGTTCGACCACTACGACTGGGACGGGGAGGACTCCCCGAGTATCGCGGTCGCGGAGGCCGTCGCGGCGGTTACGAACCGGAGCGTGACGGCGCTCCCGCCGGTCCAGGAGGTCGCCGACGCGGACGCGCTAGACATGCTCGTCCGCTCGGGCGACCCGCTATCGGTCAGAGTCACGATCGACTACGCGGGGACGGACGTGACCGTCACGGGCGACGGTCGGATCCGAGTCAGAACCCGCTCGGAGTGA